One Acidimicrobiia bacterium genomic region harbors:
- the gyrB gene encoding DNA topoisomerase (ATP-hydrolyzing) subunit B, with protein MAYDAKDITVLRGLEPVRERPGMYIGSTGPSGLHHLVYEVVDNAVDEAMAGFCTRIVVTLLSDGGCRVDDNGRGIPVDLHPDYPDKSAAEVVLTTLHAGGKFGGEGYKISGGLHGVGVSVVNALSTRLDLQITRNGGRYEMSFKDGGQAQGPLERVSDAPEDASGTTVTFWPDGSVFEDTELRAQTLMERLREMAFLNRGLEIVFRDERPDPQIEQTFKYDGGISDFVRHLNASKEPLSEHVIAFADSSDTSEVDLAMQWNTGYNEGLHSFANNIATTEGGMHEEGFKKALTNAVNKYARAKSLLKEKDENLLGEDIREGLTAIISVKLRNPQFEGQTKTKLGNTDMRSLVEKVTNEKLGDWLEEHPTDTKAILTKIVQAARARVAARQARDLTRRKSLLESASMPGKLADCSSRNPEEAELFIVEGDSAGGSAKRARNPHFQAILPIRGKILNVERARIDRMLKNEEIQALVTAVGAGIAEDFDSEKVRYHKIIVMTDADVDGSHIRTLLLTFFYRQLPGLVKQGFVYIAQPPLFRADIGKERTYLKDEAALAAFEGSHEGRKIEVSRFKGLGEMDWQELGVTTMAPESRSLLQVSVEDAAIADDTFSRLMGDDVESRRTFIQANAKDVRFLDI; from the coding sequence GTGGCGTACGACGCCAAAGACATCACGGTGCTCCGGGGTCTCGAACCCGTCCGTGAGCGCCCCGGTATGTACATCGGCTCGACCGGTCCGTCGGGCCTCCACCATCTCGTCTACGAGGTGGTCGACAACGCGGTCGACGAGGCGATGGCGGGCTTCTGCACGCGCATCGTCGTGACGCTCCTCAGCGACGGCGGCTGCCGCGTGGACGACAACGGCCGCGGCATCCCGGTCGATCTGCACCCCGACTATCCCGACAAGTCCGCAGCCGAGGTCGTGCTCACGACGCTGCACGCGGGCGGCAAGTTCGGTGGCGAGGGCTACAAGATCTCCGGTGGTCTGCACGGTGTCGGTGTGTCGGTCGTGAACGCACTGTCGACGCGCCTCGACCTGCAGATCACACGCAATGGCGGCCGGTACGAGATGTCGTTCAAGGACGGTGGTCAGGCGCAGGGTCCGCTCGAGCGCGTCAGTGACGCGCCGGAAGACGCTTCGGGAACGACGGTGACGTTCTGGCCCGACGGCTCGGTGTTCGAGGACACCGAGCTGCGCGCGCAGACGCTGATGGAGCGACTACGCGAGATGGCGTTCCTGAACCGTGGTCTCGAGATCGTGTTCCGTGACGAACGCCCGGACCCGCAGATCGAGCAGACGTTCAAGTACGACGGTGGCATCAGCGACTTCGTGCGCCACCTGAACGCGTCCAAGGAGCCGCTCTCGGAGCACGTGATCGCCTTCGCGGACTCGAGCGACACGAGCGAGGTCGACCTCGCGATGCAGTGGAACACGGGCTACAACGAAGGCCTCCACTCGTTCGCGAACAACATCGCCACGACCGAGGGCGGGATGCACGAGGAGGGCTTCAAGAAGGCCCTCACGAACGCGGTGAACAAGTACGCGCGGGCCAAGAGCCTCCTGAAGGAGAAGGACGAGAACCTCCTCGGAGAGGACATCCGGGAGGGGCTCACCGCGATCATCAGCGTGAAGCTGCGCAACCCGCAGTTCGAAGGGCAGACGAAGACGAAGCTCGGCAACACCGACATGCGGTCGCTCGTCGAGAAGGTCACGAACGAGAAGCTCGGGGACTGGCTCGAGGAGCACCCGACCGACACCAAGGCCATCCTCACGAAGATCGTGCAGGCGGCACGGGCGCGTGTCGCGGCTCGTCAGGCCCGCGACCTCACGCGCCGGAAGTCACTGCTCGAGTCCGCGTCGATGCCGGGCAAGCTCGCCGACTGCTCGTCGCGTAACCCCGAGGAAGCCGAGCTCTTCATCGTCGAGGGCGACAGCGCGGGCGGCAGCGCGAAGCGCGCACGCAACCCGCACTTCCAGGCGATCCTGCCGATCCGCGGGAAGATCCTGAACGTCGAGCGCGCGCGCATCGACCGCATGCTGAAGAACGAGGAGATCCAGGCGCTCGTCACCGCGGTCGGCGCGGGCATCGCCGAGGACTTCGACTCCGAGAAGGTGCGCTACCACAAGATCATCGTGATGACCGACGCCGACGTCGACGGCAGTCACATCCGCACGCTGCTACTGACGTTCTTCTACCGGCAGCTGCCCGGGCTCGTGAAGCAGGGCTTCGTGTACATCGCGCAGCCGCCGCTGTTCCGCGCCGACATCGGCAAGGAGCGCACGTACCTCAAGGACGAGGCCGCGCTCGCGGCGTTCGAGGGGTCGCACGAGGGTCGCAAGATCGAGGTGAGCCGGTTCAAGGGTCTCGGCGAGATGGACTGGCAGGAGCTCGGCGTCACCACGATGGCGCCGGAGTCGCGCTCGCTGCTCCAGGTGTCGGTCGAGGACGCCGCCATCGCCGACGACACGTTCTCGCGCCTCATGGGTGACGACGTGGAGTCGCGCCGCACCTTCATCCAGGCGAACGCCAAGGATGTCCGCTTCCTCGATATCTGA